A stretch of the Glycine soja cultivar W05 chromosome 13, ASM419377v2, whole genome shotgun sequence genome encodes the following:
- the LOC114382017 gene encoding uncharacterized protein LOC114382017 gives MKQNMMALLIGLIGAALTLFAYSQTFVSPGQCITLGLIVLMLGLLVGEGLISF, from the coding sequence ATGAAGCAGAACATGATGGCTCTTTTGATTGGATTAATTGGTGCAGCCCTCACTTTATTTGCTTACTCACAAACCTTCGTATCACCAGGTCAATGCATCACACTTGGTCTTATTGTCCTCATGTTGGGCTTGCTTGTAGGAGAAGGTCTGATATCTTTctaa